CACACTGCGTGTGTGTTCTGCACTGTGGTTTTGTGGAGGTGTGGCAAAAGTGCCGCAATATCAACAGTCACATGACCCCGAAATGTGCACCTGTATCAGTCATGAAGCAGAAACGTGCATCcttctacagtatataaagcaTACTCAGTCATCTTCAAGTCAGCAGCCACACACAAACGCAGCTAGCTGCTAACATGTAAGCTTAGCATCATTCTAATGCAGCTAGCTACTAGGATGTTAGCTGAGCATCATTATAATACAGCTATCTGCTAGCATGATAGCTTAGCAACATGCTCATGGATAGCTTAGCAACATGCTAATGCTGCTAGCTGCTAGCATTGTTATCTTAGCAGCATGCTAATGCAGCTAGCTTCTAGCATTGTTAGCTTATCAGCACGCTAAAGCAGCTTTTAGCCATCACCAAGCTAAGCAGCAGCGAGGGTGCAGTACTCACAGTGGACAGTGAGGTTAAAGGGGGCGCTCTTCTCCGTCTCCAGCTTGTTTGCAGCCATGCAGTAGATGGGTCCGACCAGGTCGGTACGGAGAACGCCATTGATGGTCAGCTCGCTGGACGTGTCACTCTGTGGTAGCAAAAACAAGGCGTCTCAGGAGGTACAGGggcatacaaacacacaaaggtcATCCAAGGACACACTGACGTCTTTGAGCACCAGGCGCTTGCCGTCAGCCGTGATGGCCGTGGTCTTGTTGAGCCAGGAGAACTTGAGGAAGGAGCCTTTAGCGGAGCAGGTCAGGACCACCGTGCTGTTGTGCTCCACCGCCTCGGGAAGGTTGGAGCTGATGGCCACACTGGACACGGGTTCTGTATCCATCATGTgaccatcatcaccatcatcatcatcatcatcatcatcatcatcatcgtcaacatttacaaacaaacaagaagGCGGGGCCTGCGCTTCCCTTTCCACAAAATGACGCAAGCGTCGCCTGCGGGAAGTCTGGAAAAACCGTTGAGGACTGCATTTAATTTGTGTGTAAAAGCGCACGAGGAGCGCAGCCACGCCCTGCGCGTGCACGCTGGTTTGAGGAATGTTGTCCTCCTGAGTCCCAATGCAAACAAGAGCTTCCTGTCCCATTACTTATGTCTAAGGGCCCCCACGCCAAGGGAAGTAGTCCCGGATCAATGCGCGTATCGATCGACTGATTGGGAAAGTCAACTTACAAGAAGGGCGGGGCGCGGGCGTGCACTCACCGAGGACGCGCAGGTGGATATCGCCGGTCTCCGTTTGGCCCTCCGCGTTTAAGATGTTGACGATGAAGTCTCCGCTGTCGGCCGTCGTGAGCGCGCTCAGGCGCAGGGAGCCGTTCTGCCGGTCCACATCGACGCGGCCCTGGTAGGCCTCGTTCACTTTGATACCGGCGGGGCCCAAGGTGGCGACGTTGACCTGCTCGCGCCCGTTGCTGAAGTTCCAGATGATGAAGgagtacgtgggccggtccagCAGGGTTCCTAGCGTCACGTTCTTACCCACGATGGCGTCCACTGGGCCTGGCGGCAAAATGTCCCGCGCCGCGCAACATCCTAGGGAGGGAAGACAAGGGGTCAGACTAGACTCACCTGCACGCTGCTGGACTCGAGGTGTGGACCGGAACCCGGATGTGCCTCTAAAGTGAGCTCTTACCCAAGAAGCAGAGCAGAAAGGCAACCAGCACCATCGTCCTCCGAGCTGATCCCAAAATGCAGCACTACCTGCTCCCTTGGCGGGACACACCCAGACTAGGTGATCGTGGTGTGTCGTTCGCGAACGATCCGGCTCTTGAAGTCGACTTTTGTGCTATAGTCCTGCCTTCACGGGGAATGTTCTTAGAGACATCTCCTGTCCTAAACTTTTCAAAGGCACTGGGAGTGTTCTTTTGTCCCCATGTTGCAATTGTAGCAGAAATGAACCACGACTGTTAGACGGGTGTTTTTACATCACCTGACGCGAATTACCTGCACTCAGGTGATGTCCACCAACGGCTGCATCTCTTCTGAATGAGCTCCGTCACTTGAAAGGGGGTGAATATttatgcaaacattttttttacatgaaatattTGTCATTAATTGACAGCAGTTTGTAAACATCTGTTTTCTATTTGACATGaaattagcttttttttcaaattagccAAAAAGCCAAATTCCATCGACCACAATTGAATTCATGAAAGGATGAAACATCCACTTGGATGgatactttttctttttgttatatTTGGTCATGAAgaactataaataaacttgtctTGCCTTATTGGTCTGAGAcacgtttttgtattttataatatatttttggccaaatgagttttctccgtagggtggctgggctctcccttagagatagggtgagaagcgctgtcatccgggagagactcggagtagaaccgctgctcctcccaattgagaggagccagatgaggtggcttgggcatctggtcaggatgcctcccggacgcctccctggggaggtgttcagggcaagtccgaccggtagaaggcctcggggaagacccaggacacgttggagagactatgtttcccaactggcctgggaacgcctcgggatccgccgggaggagctggacgaagtggccggggagaggaaaatctgggcctcccttcttaggctgctgcccccgcaacccgatcttggataagcggtagaagatggatggatggatggatggaatatatttttgtagcagtCTGTTCCATTTTGAACatataaataagaaaaatgtaatgtcatttttttctattagAAATTACTTTTACGCAGTCAATTTTAAGCTAGAAAGGTCGACTCTTTGTAGGGATACGAGCCAGAATAACCGACTCCCTTCAATGAATCGGAATTCTCATCGCTACTAGGTGAGTACAAGTGCGCATGCGCACTCTGTCACTCAGCTCGCCTCCACTGGTTCATTCATAAGTTCTTTCATTGAGGGTAATGCAGTACTAATGCAGTACACTGAATCAAAAGTACATGAAGTATCGAAGTAGTAAGGATCATTCCGTGGTAGTGCTGCCATCAAGCGGACACGTGGAAGAATGACTTATTTTGCGTATGATGACACACGCTGCTATGTCATCACGTGACGGTTAGCCACGCCGAGCACCAGGCGGCACCAGTGAGCCCAAACGAGGACAAGACGGCGGTGAAGGGGTTCGGCTCCCATCTGATGTCACGGTCCAGCAGCGGCGTATGACCGTCTCCATGGTGATTGAAGTGTCACGTGACACACtcgccatttaaaaaaagactttagTGACGCTACACGAGCGCGGACAGATTTTCTTTTCTCGTAGCTGTGATACATGAACGCAATAAATACGTTTAAATGCGTGtttgattactgtatatatgctgCAGCTAATGAAGATACGTTGCTGAACAGCACATTTAGCCACCCAGTGCCAACTGTGACATTTGTGTCAtgtatgttatcattataatatataattagatTTTTATcatatgtaattattattacatataagTGCTTCCATTAAGGGAAAGTTGTTTTCCTGGCGGAAACATCCTTCTTTGGTTGTTGTTTCCCGTCGAGGTGTGCTTGTGACGGACctccattttgttgttttttcctctttgaGCACGGAGGTGTTAAAGTGTAACGGTACTTTTCGGTACATTGGTGTTTTTTCGAGCCGTTCAAATgacgacaaaacaaaacatgtctgCCGGCTGCCAGCTCCTCCAGGCGGCCTCCTCGCTCTGCCCGCCCACAGCCGCGCACACTGGCACAGGGCCACCTCCGGAGATGGAGACTCTTCGGAGGTTTGTCAGCGAGCGGCTGACGGCGGCCGTGGAGGACATCCTGGGGCTGTTCGGGGAAACTGTGGCCCGATACCGGCAGCAGATCGAGCTGCAGCAGAGACAGTTGGATGGCCTGAAGGGTGAGGAGGTCCAGTGGGAGCACCCTACTGAAGGTCAGCCACTTGTCATTCACTGTGACGTCATTAGTAGagcgtttatttgtattttgtaagtTAAACTTTAAAGTCATGGGTTAAAGTAGAGGTGTGTCCATAACAAAAAGTATTTGTTGTCATCTTGTTGTCTGTCAGCCTCGTCTTGGACACGCGACCAGAACCTCGCCGATGGCCAGATCCAGAGTGGCGGCGTGGAGGAAGCGATCACCATCACTGATCCAGTTAAAGCGGAACCAGGTGGCGAGGATGGCGGCGGGTTGGAGCCGGTCTTCAAAAGTGACGACAGCAAAGAATTTGTGAGAGCTTCATTCACGTGCGGGGCGGCGAGGGGGGCTGCAAAGACGCCCCTACAGGCCCCACCTTTGTTCTGCTGCAAAGTGTGCGGCGAGTCTTTCCAGAGGCGGAGTCATCTCATCGACCACGCGGCGGCGCATTTGAGTGGCTGCCTCCGAGTGCAGGGAGACATGGTGGACCGCTGCGGCGTCTGCGGCCAGAGGTTCACGCAGCGCGGCAACCTGAGGACGCATATGAGGATCCACACGGGCGAGCGGCCACACACGTGCAGCGTTTGCGGCAAGGCGTTTGGCCGGCGGGCCACGCTGGCGCGGCACGTGCGCAGCCACACAGGGGAGAAGCCCTTCAGCTGCTCGTACTGCGGCCGCGCCTTCGTGGAGAAGGGCAACCTGAAGGTGCacctgcgcacacacacgggcGAGCGGCCATATTGGTGCTCGGCCTGCGACCGCCGCTTCAGCCAGCTGTCTTGCTACAACAAACACCCCTGTCGGAAGAGGGGCGGGGCTACCGCATTTGCCGCCACACTCGCCCACAGCAATGCTTGTGATTGACAGAGGTGATGGATTAGCATTGTATTGACAAACACAGGAAGTCATGTGACGTCTTGGCTATTTTTTACTTTGAAACTATCCTGACCTCACTGGCCCAACGTTGGGGTAGATCAATACATATTattctgaaaaataaatatatatactatttATTACATCTCTTGAACTTGTTGTCATTCTTTACTTTTCCTGCACTTTTCGCAAATACATTAATGAAAGATCCACACATCCATTGTGTATCATGCTTGCGTGCTGGAGTGTATCCCACCTGCCTTTTATACCCAAGACtggtcacctgtcaatcacaggtaATATCCACACAAGCATTTacacctatggacaaattaTACCTTACTAGCACGTCCCAATCAATTAGAATATCTTTGAAAGTAGTGCAACTCAAAAAGTGAAACATTCTATAGATTCACTACACACAGTGTATCACTTGTTTGGATGATTATAGTTCACAGCTAATAACCCAAAGTCAGTATGTAATAAACATTGTTATTAGTTCAATATTGTCAACTACTGGTTGACGGCTTAATCTATCACGGACATTCCCGATTAAAAGCAGGttctttaaacattttttcccccttcggCCACCGTACGTCCTGGCTCCGGACTTCCGGTATGACGTCAGGTTAGTTTGTTGACATCTTGGCAGAGAGACTTTCTTATAGGCCAAATTCCACGACATACGACAGCTTAACATGTTTTT
The DNA window shown above is from Dunckerocampus dactyliophorus isolate RoL2022-P2 chromosome 20, RoL_Ddac_1.1, whole genome shotgun sequence and carries:
- the LOC129173329 gene encoding zinc finger protein 771-like; this encodes MTTKQNMSAGCQLLQAASSLCPPTAAHTGTGPPPEMETLRRFVSERLTAAVEDILGLFGETVARYRQQIELQQRQLDGLKGEEVQWEHPTEASSWTRDQNLADGQIQSGGVEEAITITDPVKAEPGGEDGGGLEPVFKSDDSKEFVRASFTCGAARGAAKTPLQAPPLFCCKVCGESFQRRSHLIDHAAAHLSGCLRVQGDMVDRCGVCGQRFTQRGNLRTHMRIHTGERPHTCSVCGKAFGRRATLARHVRSHTGEKPFSCSYCGRAFVEKGNLKVHLRTHTGERPYWCSACDRRFSQLSCYNKHPCRKRGGATAFAATLAHSNACD